The following proteins are encoded in a genomic region of Spirosoma sp. SC4-14:
- a CDS encoding penicillin-binding transpeptidase domain-containing protein: MLENRKYVIIGVFCLMAVTYLARLFYLQVVDDTYSLGASKNSIKRVIEIPYRGQIYDRNNQLIVYNTPVYDLYVTPKKVNIPDTAAFCRLMDISRTDFDSIMGLAQNYSSVKPSLFLRQLSKEDFARIQDALVDYQGFEPVISSMRTYPAHTLANALGYVSEISKKQLDNQDIPYYRQGDYVGHNGLEEQYEEQLRGKRGVKFVMQNVRGVNKGPWKNGAFDTLAVAGQNLITGIDVEVQKYADSLMQNKVGAVLAVEPSTGEILVSVSAPTYDPNLLSSRFFSKNYRTLIKNPYKPLINRPIMASYRPGSTFKLIQALIAQQQGSLFPNTFYGHAGSPMRCHCRGGNNLRGAVQNSCNPYFYYVFRKFLYFNGNPNTFKASAIGLQQWHDMVEKFGIGARLGVDLPSELKGNLPSPEYYDKAYHGALRWKFSNVYSLSIGEGELLISPLKLVNLAATIANRGWYITPHYIKGFGKAGLSVPAEYHERHETGIDYKYFLPVIDGMRGAVAHGTVTPLANIEGIDLCGKTGTSQNAKFGHKYDHSIFIGFAPMNDPKIAVAVFVENAGWGGKAAASVAALVAERYLKRKTEAKRLEEQVMASNYMPPASMLIKPKAPSSSKKDTTKKDPKPAQPKPFMTSTKPKTTTTASGISGN; the protein is encoded by the coding sequence ATGCTGGAGAATCGTAAGTATGTCATCATAGGTGTGTTTTGCCTTATGGCGGTGACATATCTGGCCCGGTTATTTTATTTACAGGTAGTAGACGATACCTATTCGTTAGGAGCCTCGAAGAATTCAATTAAGCGAGTTATTGAAATTCCTTACCGTGGGCAGATCTATGATCGCAACAATCAGCTCATTGTTTATAACACACCTGTCTATGATCTGTATGTGACCCCTAAGAAGGTTAACATACCGGATACGGCCGCTTTTTGCCGTCTCATGGACATTTCCCGAACCGATTTTGATAGTATAATGGGCCTGGCTCAGAACTATTCGTCGGTGAAGCCTTCGCTGTTTTTACGGCAGCTTTCCAAAGAAGATTTTGCCCGGATTCAGGATGCGTTGGTCGATTATCAGGGGTTTGAGCCCGTGATTAGCTCCATGCGAACTTACCCGGCTCACACGCTGGCTAATGCACTCGGATACGTTAGCGAAATCAGTAAAAAGCAGCTCGACAATCAGGATATTCCCTACTATCGGCAGGGCGATTATGTAGGGCATAACGGTTTGGAAGAACAGTATGAAGAACAACTGCGTGGCAAACGGGGCGTAAAGTTTGTGATGCAGAACGTTCGGGGCGTAAACAAAGGCCCCTGGAAAAACGGGGCTTTCGATACACTGGCTGTGGCCGGACAAAATCTGATTACGGGCATCGATGTAGAAGTTCAGAAATATGCCGATAGTCTGATGCAGAACAAAGTAGGAGCCGTATTGGCGGTTGAACCATCGACCGGCGAAATTCTGGTTTCCGTGTCGGCACCCACATACGACCCCAACTTGCTGTCGAGTCGGTTCTTTTCGAAAAACTATCGAACACTAATCAAAAACCCTTATAAACCCCTCATTAACCGGCCCATTATGGCTAGTTATCGGCCGGGGTCAACGTTTAAGCTAATTCAGGCGCTGATTGCCCAGCAGCAGGGGTCGCTTTTTCCGAATACGTTTTATGGTCATGCCGGGTCGCCAATGCGCTGTCACTGTAGGGGGGGGAATAACCTGCGTGGGGCTGTTCAGAACTCCTGCAACCCTTATTTTTACTATGTATTCCGGAAGTTTCTCTATTTTAATGGAAACCCAAATACGTTCAAGGCGTCGGCTATTGGCTTGCAGCAGTGGCACGATATGGTGGAGAAGTTTGGTATTGGAGCGCGGCTGGGCGTCGATTTGCCGAGTGAACTGAAAGGCAATCTGCCATCACCTGAATACTACGATAAGGCATATCATGGCGCCCTTCGGTGGAAATTCTCCAATGTTTACTCGCTTAGCATCGGCGAAGGCGAATTATTGATTAGTCCGCTCAAACTCGTGAATTTGGCGGCTACCATTGCTAACCGGGGCTGGTATATTACTCCGCATTATATTAAAGGATTTGGTAAAGCAGGGCTGAGCGTTCCGGCCGAATATCACGAGCGGCACGAAACAGGTATCGATTACAAGTATTTTCTTCCTGTTATCGACGGTATGCGCGGGGCTGTTGCACATGGCACCGTAACACCACTGGCCAACATTGAGGGCATCGACTTGTGTGGCAAAACCGGAACTTCGCAGAATGCCAAGTTTGGCCATAAATATGACCACTCGATTTTTATTGGCTTTGCGCCCATGAACGATCCTAAAATAGCGGTAGCTGTTTTTGTTGAAAATGCGGGATGGGGTGGTAAAGCTGCTGCATCGGTAGCCGCACTGGTTGCCGAACGATACCTCAAACGCAAAACGGAAGCAAAACGGCTGGAAGAACAGGTGATGGCTTCGAACTATATGCCACCTGCCAGTATGCTTATTAAGCCCAAAGCCCCTTCTTCGTCTAAAAAAGATACGACGAAAAAAGACCCAAAACCGGCTCAGCCCAAGCCTTTCATGACATCGACGAAGCCTAAAACGACAACTACGGCATCAGGCATAAGCGGAAATTAG
- a CDS encoding SMP-30/gluconolactonase/LRE family protein, with protein MKPLVLIGLLLAGLGQTLAQTTPYPTIGQIVRLDPRIDKLIPKDAQIEVLASGFVWTEGPVWVKNHDEVAGNFLLFSDVPQNTIFKWTEKEGVTSFLKPSGYTGLGVYGDEPGSNGLTIDRKGRLIACEHGDRRVTAMPLDGIGGKRTLADNYNGKRFNSPNDVVAHSSGSYYFTDPPYGMPKKEKDPMREIDNFGVYRIAPNGAVSLVVGDLTRPNGIALSPDEKTLYVAQSDPSRPVIMAYSLLADGSVAKGRVVFGADGLKKQNLEGGFDGMKVDKEGNLWATGPGGVLVLSPAGDFLGHIKIGGATANCAWGDDGSTLYITADMYLCRLKTTARGW; from the coding sequence ATGAAACCACTCGTACTTATAGGCCTGCTGCTGGCTGGATTGGGGCAGACGCTGGCGCAAACAACGCCGTATCCGACCATTGGGCAAATCGTTCGCCTTGATCCCCGTATCGATAAGCTGATTCCGAAAGATGCCCAGATTGAAGTATTAGCCAGTGGATTTGTATGGACAGAAGGCCCGGTTTGGGTAAAAAACCATGATGAGGTGGCAGGCAATTTTCTGCTGTTTTCCGATGTGCCGCAAAACACCATTTTCAAGTGGACCGAAAAGGAAGGTGTTACGTCATTTCTGAAACCGTCGGGCTACACTGGTTTGGGCGTTTATGGCGATGAACCCGGTTCGAACGGCCTTACTATTGACCGAAAAGGACGACTTATTGCCTGCGAGCATGGCGATCGACGCGTGACGGCTATGCCTCTGGATGGCATTGGTGGCAAACGTACGCTGGCCGATAATTACAATGGCAAACGATTCAATAGTCCGAACGATGTGGTTGCTCACTCCAGCGGGAGCTATTATTTTACCGACCCACCCTACGGAATGCCGAAGAAAGAGAAAGACCCTATGCGCGAGATCGATAATTTTGGCGTTTACCGGATTGCACCCAACGGTGCGGTTTCGCTGGTAGTTGGCGACCTTACCCGACCCAATGGTATTGCGCTCTCACCCGATGAAAAAACGCTCTATGTAGCGCAATCCGATCCATCCCGACCCGTTATTATGGCGTATTCGTTACTGGCCGATGGCTCCGTGGCTAAAGGCCGGGTGGTGTTTGGAGCCGATGGATTGAAAAAGCAGAATCTGGAAGGTGGATTCGATGGTATGAAAGTCGACAAAGAGGGGAACCTATGGGCTACAGGGCCGGGAGGTGTACTGGTGTTATCGCCAGCAGGCGATTTTCTGGGCCACATCAAAATTGGCGGAGCAACAGCCAATTGCGCCTGGGGCGACGACGGCTCTACGCTCTACATCACGGCCGATATGTATCTATGCCGGTTGAAAACCACAGCCAGAGGATGGTAG
- a CDS encoding alpha/beta hydrolase, translating to MKLVLLTLAVLYSTCLFAQHQPLEIIYGRKDGMALTMQILRPTHRNGKAIISVVSGGWRSSYDKVAPYVKEAKPLVDRGYTVFLVLHSSVPRYTVDEAAQDIQRAIRFVRLHARAYQIDPESIGIMGASAGGHLALLAATTNSPVDTTQQDPTNRVSARVQAVACLYPPTDFLDFGKPDYNPFTHKAFLKKYNRAAAFDFKEWDERRKKYVSMKSAEEKTALLKKLSPVYQVSSDDPPVLLVHGDADPLIPLQQSELLISKLKQANVPCELHIKKGAGHGWDDETEEIKAFADWFDKYLK from the coding sequence ATGAAACTAGTGCTACTTACGCTTGCTGTATTGTATTCAACCTGTTTGTTTGCCCAGCATCAACCTTTAGAGATAATATATGGTCGAAAAGACGGTATGGCTTTGACCATGCAGATTCTTAGGCCGACCCATCGCAATGGAAAAGCAATTATTTCGGTGGTTAGTGGAGGCTGGCGCTCGTCTTACGACAAGGTTGCGCCTTACGTCAAAGAAGCCAAACCCTTAGTTGACCGGGGGTATACCGTATTTCTGGTGTTACACAGTTCAGTACCCCGCTATACGGTCGATGAGGCTGCTCAGGATATTCAGCGAGCCATTCGTTTTGTCCGTTTACACGCGCGGGCCTATCAGATCGACCCCGAATCAATCGGAATTATGGGAGCATCGGCCGGTGGGCATCTGGCCTTGCTTGCGGCTACAACCAACAGCCCAGTCGACACCACTCAGCAAGATCCTACCAATCGAGTATCGGCCCGAGTTCAGGCGGTAGCCTGTTTATATCCTCCTACCGATTTCCTTGATTTTGGTAAACCCGATTATAATCCTTTTACCCATAAAGCATTTTTAAAGAAGTATAACCGGGCTGCGGCATTTGATTTTAAGGAGTGGGATGAGCGCCGAAAAAAATACGTATCGATGAAAAGTGCTGAAGAAAAAACAGCTTTGTTGAAGAAGCTATCCCCCGTTTATCAGGTTTCGTCGGACGATCCGCCGGTGTTGCTTGTGCATGGCGATGCCGATCCGCTAATTCCGCTTCAGCAGTCAGAATTGCTAATCAGTAAACTAAAGCAGGCCAATGTACCTTGCGAATTACACATAAAAAAAGGTGCTGGCCACGGCTGGGATGATGAAACGGAAGAAATAAAGGCTTTTGCCGACTGGTTCGACAAATACCTCAAGTGA
- a CDS encoding Gfo/Idh/MocA family oxidoreductase — MKNDKRATSSENNGLNSRRSFLKTLGIAGTAAAAAPAALAEAKSSPVPQYLNLIKNHASTAANDRVRIALIGTGGMGIGDTQTALMVDGVEMVAACDLYDGRLRRAKELWGDQLPVTKDYREILERSDVDAIINGTTDHWHEKISTDAMRKGKHVYCEKPMVQKFEDGHTLIKVSKETGKVFQVGSQFASSLLIAKARELLKAGDIGELVFAEAIYDRHSAMGAWQYSIPPDASPQTVDWDTYLGSAPKRPWDPLRFFRWRNYTDYGTGIAGDLYVHLLTSLHCVTGSKGPTRVYSTGGTRYWKDGRDVPDIQLSIYDYPKTAEHPEFNLTTRSNFVDGGGGNYLVRIVGTEGDLSLGFDSLTVHRNKFPKAPGMSIDNFPKDQKELFIKEYAKMYPPHPELEGPKEFKYSFPKDYKGDRYEHFSNFFNSIRTGAPNVEDATFGLRACGPTQCGNISYAQKKAISWDPINMKILG, encoded by the coding sequence ATGAAGAACGACAAACGGGCGACTTCATCAGAGAACAACGGGTTAAACTCCCGCCGGTCTTTCCTGAAGACACTCGGTATTGCCGGTACAGCCGCTGCCGCAGCACCAGCCGCACTGGCAGAAGCCAAAAGCTCTCCCGTACCTCAGTACCTGAATTTGATCAAGAATCACGCGAGCACAGCCGCCAACGACAGAGTTCGTATTGCTCTCATCGGTACCGGAGGCATGGGAATCGGCGATACGCAAACGGCCCTGATGGTCGATGGCGTTGAGATGGTTGCCGCCTGCGACCTGTATGATGGCCGGTTGCGCCGGGCCAAAGAACTCTGGGGCGATCAGCTACCGGTTACCAAAGATTACCGCGAGATTTTGGAACGCAGCGATGTCGATGCCATCATTAACGGCACGACCGACCACTGGCACGAGAAAATTTCGACTGATGCTATGCGCAAGGGCAAACACGTGTATTGCGAAAAGCCCATGGTGCAAAAGTTTGAAGATGGCCATACGCTGATCAAGGTGTCCAAAGAAACGGGCAAGGTCTTTCAGGTTGGTAGCCAGTTTGCCAGTTCGTTACTCATTGCCAAAGCACGTGAGCTTCTGAAAGCAGGCGACATTGGTGAGCTGGTGTTTGCCGAAGCCATTTATGACCGTCATAGTGCTATGGGGGCCTGGCAATATTCGATTCCACCCGATGCATCACCCCAAACCGTCGATTGGGACACGTATCTGGGTAGTGCGCCCAAACGCCCCTGGGACCCGCTCCGTTTCTTCCGTTGGCGGAACTACACCGATTATGGTACGGGTATTGCAGGCGATCTGTACGTTCACCTGCTCACCTCGCTACACTGCGTTACGGGGTCGAAAGGTCCAACCCGCGTGTATTCGACGGGCGGCACCCGCTACTGGAAAGACGGTCGCGATGTGCCCGACATTCAACTGAGTATCTACGATTATCCCAAAACAGCCGAACATCCAGAATTCAATCTGACAACCCGCTCCAACTTTGTTGATGGTGGTGGTGGCAATTATCTCGTACGGATTGTGGGCACCGAAGGCGACCTGTCGCTCGGTTTCGATTCGCTGACGGTTCACCGCAACAAATTCCCCAAAGCACCGGGGATGTCGATTGATAATTTCCCGAAAGATCAGAAGGAACTCTTCATTAAGGAGTACGCCAAAATGTATCCACCGCATCCCGAGCTGGAAGGTCCGAAGGAATTCAAGTATTCGTTCCCTAAAGACTATAAAGGCGATCGGTACGAGCATTTTTCCAACTTCTTCAACTCCATTCGAACGGGTGCGCCCAACGTTGAAGATGCTACATTTGGCTTACGGGCCTGCGGACCAACGCAGTGTGGCAATATCAGCTATGCGCAGAAAAAAGCCATTAGCTGGGACCCAATCAACATGAAGATTCTGGGTTAG
- a CDS encoding glycosyl hydrolase gives MKRRTFLKNSSAAGLVALITPSGIVQMNSQQALAGPLAENFLNPPASARPQTWWHWMNGNVTADGITRDLEAMKQIGLGGFQNFDAGTGIPKGPLQYLSPEWLRLKEHTIKEAGRLGLEFTMHNCPGWSSSGGPWITPELAMQDVCWSETYITGGNSATISLPKPLTRLGYYRDVCVLAFPSLPGEKPLQALVSKATVSNASVDLQQLSGEKSQGVVVRPSEEGKPAYLQLEFNEPFDARSLTFLAKPVAVSAPLGGQGGFGGGPSFAVEASDDGVNFKKFTNGNLGRSGDYDLVIQEFPATKARFFRLVLPSGTWNLTQLRLSAIAKLTDWRKKTNKTFNGVDVTPASANLNAMAIRLGSVVDLTSQMDKEGKLTWNAPTGQWTILRIGFTPLGALNRSAPDTGIGLECDKYSKAAIVFHFNKMMENLLPTLGPLAQKGKVGLLIDSYEIGMQNWTAEFPQEFRNRAGYDLISYLPALTGRVVENVDTTERFLWDFRRTQANLMADNYYGQFTDLCHQHQIIAYAEPYDRGPMEEMQIGARMDVNMGEFWNGLSTLFQNNWTMRRTTKLAASIAHTNGKGDGKPQVVGAEAFTGEPESSRWQEYPFAMKATGDKYFTQGLNRIIFHRYAHQPHPSAVPGMTMGPWGIHFDRTTTWWPVGTSWIQYLSRCQYLLQQGLFVADLAYFTGESGGVYTSVSPDELNPAPPQGYDYDLINAEVLLNRAKVNNNRLVLPDGMSYQVLILQDQKTITLELAQKLREFVRQGLCLVGAKPERTPGLRGYTAGDLEFKQIVDELWGTIDGITVTEHLSGNGRVYWGIPLTVVLEKLKVKPDFEVSSRSGDAPITYIHRRVGTTDLYFLANQRRTSEELVCTFRIDGRLPEFWNANTGQISPVSLYESADGRMRLPVHIDPSGSVFVVFRSPAASRRIQSVLQNNKPVLTTKPFPSVDRTLYKDLTNNFTIAFWAKPELNVMLSTRNFMDTIAHPWTDYYTIYPPSGNGLYGNGHDTCGLAVGRNGVAVWQHGAGKPVFILAAPTAISGWSHIALVYQDGAPSVFVNGKLIQQGKSNGTIVHPGVGQAYLHEGASYYNGDMTPPHVFREVFNESRIRQLATNVIASQQERHPVELAGTTKAALLIWQDGRYTTRDQAGHETAFQITDLGKPVDLKGPWQVNFPPDLGAPATITLPELASLHKHTDSGVKHFSGTAVYRQTVSVSARQLASNKRLWLDLGQVEVIAEVLVNGKNLGILWARPYRVDITDAAKAGTNTLEIRVTNLWPNRLIGDESLPEEATYTPGGGASGFASLSNGAIEKLPDWYQQGKPKPTGGRITFATWQHYNKDSPLLESGLIGPVTLQSAVLKTLF, from the coding sequence ATGAAGAGACGCACGTTTCTGAAAAATAGCTCTGCTGCGGGGCTGGTTGCCCTGATTACGCCGTCGGGTATTGTGCAAATGAATAGCCAGCAAGCTCTGGCAGGACCTTTGGCCGAAAACTTTCTGAATCCGCCCGCATCGGCTCGCCCGCAAACGTGGTGGCACTGGATGAATGGCAATGTAACGGCCGATGGTATCACACGCGACCTGGAGGCTATGAAGCAGATTGGCCTGGGTGGATTTCAGAATTTCGATGCCGGAACAGGCATACCTAAAGGACCACTCCAGTATCTGAGTCCGGAATGGTTGAGGCTGAAAGAGCACACCATCAAGGAAGCCGGACGTCTGGGACTGGAGTTTACAATGCACAATTGTCCGGGCTGGTCGTCGAGCGGAGGGCCCTGGATCACTCCCGAGCTGGCTATGCAGGACGTATGCTGGAGCGAAACCTACATAACGGGCGGTAATTCGGCGACTATCTCACTGCCTAAGCCCCTAACCCGGCTCGGTTATTACCGCGATGTGTGCGTGCTGGCATTTCCGTCGCTGCCGGGCGAAAAGCCTCTGCAAGCGTTGGTGAGTAAAGCCACGGTCAGTAATGCTTCCGTCGACTTGCAGCAATTAAGTGGCGAGAAGAGTCAGGGTGTGGTTGTTCGGCCTTCCGAAGAGGGTAAACCGGCTTATTTGCAGCTAGAGTTTAACGAACCTTTTGACGCGCGTTCCCTTACCTTTCTGGCTAAACCCGTAGCCGTTAGTGCGCCATTGGGCGGGCAGGGCGGCTTTGGGGGAGGGCCGTCGTTCGCGGTGGAAGCGTCGGACGATGGTGTGAATTTTAAGAAATTCACGAATGGGAATCTGGGTCGTTCGGGCGATTATGACCTTGTTATCCAGGAGTTTCCCGCTACGAAAGCCCGCTTTTTTCGACTGGTTTTGCCCAGTGGGACCTGGAATCTTACGCAATTGCGATTGTCGGCTATAGCGAAACTGACCGACTGGCGAAAGAAAACGAATAAAACCTTCAATGGGGTAGACGTGACACCAGCATCGGCTAATTTGAATGCTATGGCTATCAGGCTGGGTTCTGTGGTGGATCTTACGTCGCAGATGGATAAAGAGGGTAAACTGACCTGGAATGCGCCGACTGGACAGTGGACGATTCTGCGAATTGGTTTTACTCCGTTGGGTGCGCTGAACCGTTCGGCTCCCGACACGGGCATTGGGCTCGAATGCGATAAATACAGCAAAGCCGCCATCGTGTTTCATTTTAATAAGATGATGGAAAATCTGTTGCCAACGCTGGGCCCACTGGCCCAGAAAGGCAAGGTTGGGTTGCTGATCGACTCGTATGAAATTGGTATGCAGAACTGGACTGCCGAATTTCCGCAGGAGTTTCGAAATCGGGCAGGATACGACCTGATTAGCTATTTGCCTGCATTGACGGGCCGGGTAGTGGAAAATGTTGACACGACCGAACGGTTTTTGTGGGATTTCCGCCGGACCCAGGCCAATCTGATGGCCGATAACTACTATGGTCAGTTCACCGACTTATGCCACCAGCACCAGATTATTGCCTATGCGGAACCCTACGACCGGGGGCCAATGGAGGAAATGCAGATTGGAGCCCGGATGGATGTTAACATGGGTGAGTTCTGGAATGGTTTGTCTACATTGTTTCAGAACAACTGGACCATGCGCCGAACCACCAAACTGGCTGCATCCATTGCTCATACGAATGGTAAAGGCGATGGAAAACCACAGGTAGTTGGGGCCGAAGCTTTTACGGGTGAGCCCGAATCGTCGCGCTGGCAGGAGTACCCGTTTGCCATGAAAGCTACCGGCGACAAATACTTTACGCAGGGGCTCAACCGAATCATTTTTCATCGGTATGCACATCAGCCGCATCCGTCGGCTGTGCCGGGTATGACAATGGGCCCCTGGGGCATTCACTTCGACCGAACCACTACCTGGTGGCCGGTTGGAACAAGCTGGATTCAATACCTGTCGCGGTGTCAATATTTACTTCAGCAAGGGCTGTTTGTAGCCGATCTGGCTTACTTTACGGGCGAGTCGGGTGGGGTCTATACCAGCGTGAGTCCCGATGAACTCAATCCGGCACCACCGCAGGGCTACGACTATGACCTGATTAATGCCGAAGTGCTCCTGAATCGGGCTAAAGTCAATAACAACCGCCTTGTGTTGCCCGATGGCATGAGCTATCAGGTTCTGATACTTCAGGATCAGAAGACCATTACGCTGGAGCTAGCCCAGAAACTTCGCGAATTTGTTCGGCAGGGCTTATGTCTGGTTGGAGCAAAGCCCGAGCGGACACCTGGGCTACGCGGCTATACAGCCGGTGATCTGGAATTTAAACAGATCGTTGATGAGCTCTGGGGAACAATCGATGGCATTACGGTTACCGAACATCTGTCTGGCAACGGACGCGTTTATTGGGGAATTCCGCTGACTGTTGTCTTGGAGAAATTAAAGGTAAAACCTGATTTTGAGGTATCGTCGCGGTCTGGCGATGCTCCCATTACGTATATCCATCGGCGAGTTGGCACAACGGATCTGTATTTTCTGGCAAATCAGCGCCGGACTTCTGAAGAACTGGTCTGCACGTTTCGAATTGATGGCCGTCTGCCAGAATTCTGGAATGCCAATACTGGACAGATTAGTCCGGTTTCGCTTTATGAATCGGCCGATGGGCGGATGCGGTTACCCGTACATATCGATCCATCGGGCTCTGTGTTCGTGGTTTTCCGGTCGCCTGCTGCGAGTAGGCGTATTCAATCGGTGCTTCAGAACAACAAACCCGTGTTAACCACCAAACCGTTTCCGTCGGTTGACCGGACACTCTACAAAGACCTTACGAATAACTTTACAATTGCGTTCTGGGCCAAACCTGAGCTGAACGTGATGTTAAGTACCCGTAACTTTATGGATACCATTGCCCACCCGTGGACGGATTATTATACAATTTATCCGCCGTCGGGCAACGGTCTATATGGCAACGGTCACGATACGTGCGGACTAGCCGTGGGCCGAAACGGTGTGGCTGTGTGGCAACATGGAGCCGGGAAACCAGTATTTATACTGGCTGCTCCAACGGCCATTTCGGGCTGGAGCCATATTGCCCTCGTTTATCAGGATGGCGCACCATCGGTTTTTGTCAATGGCAAACTAATCCAGCAGGGAAAAAGCAACGGAACAATTGTTCATCCGGGAGTGGGTCAGGCATACCTGCACGAAGGGGCGTCGTACTATAACGGCGATATGACACCGCCACACGTATTCCGGGAAGTGTTCAATGAGTCGCGCATTCGGCAACTGGCTACTAACGTTATTGCCAGCCAGCAGGAACGTCACCCTGTAGAACTAGCTGGTACAACAAAAGCCGCGTTACTTATCTGGCAGGATGGTCGATACACAACTCGTGACCAGGCTGGTCATGAAACGGCGTTCCAGATAACGGATTTGGGTAAACCTGTTGACCTAAAAGGTCCATGGCAGGTTAACTTTCCGCCAGATTTAGGTGCTCCGGCCACAATCACATTACCTGAGCTTGCATCGTTGCATAAGCATACCGATAGCGGAGTAAAGCACTTTTCGGGCACTGCAGTCTATCGGCAAACCGTGTCGGTTTCGGCCCGTCAGTTGGCTTCCAACAAGCGTCTGTGGCTGGATTTAGGGCAGGTAGAAGTTATTGCTGAAGTGCTGGTTAATGGAAAAAACCTCGGAATATTGTGGGCGCGGCCCTACCGGGTCGATATTACCGATGCCGCAAAAGCAGGAACGAATACTCTAGAAATCAGAGTGACGAATCTATGGCCAAACCGGCTCATTGGCGACGAATCGTTGCCCGAAGAAGCTACCTACACCCCCGGTGGCGGAGCCAGTGGTTTTGCGAGTTTGAGCAATGGGGCTATCGAAAAATTACCCGACTGGTATCAGCAGGGTAAACCAAAACCAACTGGTGGCCGCATAACATTCGCAACCTGGCAACATTACAACAAAGACTCACCATTGCTGGAATCGGGCCTGATTGGGCCCGTTACCCTACAATCGGCTGTGCTGAAAACCTTGTTTTAG
- a CDS encoding amidohydrolase yields the protein MRASIKLLMIFILSPALLLAQSKKTGPSNDKLAQLKREAISAIDQRKDQAQQINDMLFSFAELGFQEVESLNYLTSILEKEGFTIQKGIAGMPTAWIATWGSGKPMIAIGSDVDCIPKASQKPGVAYKDPIVEGAPGHGEGHNSGQALNIVAALTVKQLMEKNKLSGTLMLWPGVAEELLGAKAFYVRDGYFKNVDACIFTHVADNLSVSYGDAGYNGMISVKFSFEGQAAHAAGAPWRGRSALDAVELMNIGWNFRREHLELTQRSHYVISDGGDQPNVVPSKASVWYYFRERSYPKIKALYEKGIKMAEGAAMMTDTKFTYEILGSAWPGHFNKPIAETMYKNIKQIGLPTWSAEDQMLAMATQKELQSPKREGLAMKLDTIGTPIPTAPTLMMGGQNMVPLTGGSDDISDISWAVPTVVLLYPSNIPGLPGHHWSDAISMATPIAHKGVVAGAKVEAMTLLDLLMKPEIIQEARAYYTDEQTKETKYQPLISSKEIPAIYLNQKTMTEFKPKLEKYYYDPTKYKTYLEQLGIKYPTLRNDQRTDLEKKAESKGK from the coding sequence ATGAGAGCCAGCATAAAATTACTAATGATCTTTATTCTTAGTCCGGCTCTGCTACTGGCTCAAAGCAAAAAAACTGGGCCTTCGAACGATAAGCTGGCCCAGCTAAAACGAGAAGCAATTAGTGCTATTGATCAACGTAAAGATCAGGCCCAGCAAATCAACGATATGCTGTTCAGCTTTGCCGAACTAGGCTTTCAGGAAGTAGAGTCGCTTAATTACCTGACGTCGATTCTGGAAAAAGAGGGCTTTACAATACAAAAAGGTATTGCGGGGATGCCTACAGCCTGGATTGCCACCTGGGGATCGGGCAAACCCATGATTGCTATTGGTTCCGATGTCGACTGCATTCCGAAGGCTAGTCAGAAGCCAGGAGTGGCCTATAAAGACCCCATTGTAGAAGGTGCGCCGGGGCATGGCGAAGGCCATAATTCGGGACAGGCACTCAATATTGTGGCAGCCCTGACGGTAAAGCAATTGATGGAGAAGAACAAACTATCGGGCACACTGATGCTCTGGCCGGGGGTAGCCGAAGAGCTGCTGGGGGCTAAGGCATTCTACGTACGCGATGGATATTTTAAAAACGTAGATGCCTGCATTTTCACGCATGTAGCCGATAATCTGAGTGTTTCCTATGGCGATGCGGGCTATAATGGTATGATTTCCGTAAAATTTTCATTCGAAGGTCAGGCGGCTCACGCTGCGGGCGCTCCCTGGCGCGGACGAAGCGCGCTGGATGCGGTCGAACTAATGAACATCGGCTGGAACTTCCGACGCGAACATCTCGAACTCACACAACGATCGCATTATGTAATTTCCGATGGTGGCGACCAGCCAAACGTTGTGCCTTCCAAAGCGTCGGTGTGGTATTATTTCCGGGAACGATCGTATCCGAAAATCAAGGCACTTTACGAAAAAGGCATAAAGATGGCCGAAGGAGCCGCCATGATGACCGACACCAAATTTACCTACGAAATTCTGGGATCGGCCTGGCCGGGACATTTTAACAAGCCTATAGCCGAAACCATGTATAAAAACATTAAACAGATTGGCCTGCCAACCTGGTCGGCAGAAGACCAGATGCTGGCTATGGCGACGCAAAAAGAGCTGCAATCGCCCAAACGCGAGGGACTGGCCATGAAACTGGATACCATTGGCACACCCATTCCGACGGCACCTACACTGATGATGGGCGGACAAAATATGGTTCCGTTGACAGGAGGGTCCGACGACATTTCAGATATTTCGTGGGCCGTACCAACGGTTGTGCTCCTCTATCCGTCGAACATTCCGGGGTTGCCTGGACACCACTGGTCCGACGCCATTTCGATGGCTACCCCTATTGCCCACAAAGGCGTGGTAGCTGGCGCTAAAGTTGAGGCCATGACGCTACTCGATCTGCTAATGAAACCCGAAATCATTCAGGAAGCCAGGGCGTATTATACCGACGAACAAACGAAAGAAACGAAATATCAGCCGTTGATTTCATCGAAAGAGATTCCGGCTATTTATTTGAATCAGAAAACCATGACCGAATTCAAGCCCAAACTGGAGAAGTATTACTACGATCCGACTAAATACAAGACCTATCTGGAACAACTTGGCATCAAATATCCAACACTCCGCAACGACCAGCGTACCGATCTGGAAAAGAAAGCTGAAAGTAAAGGCAAATAG